Below is a genomic region from Anoxybacillus flavithermus.
GGTGCATCGGTATGTGCATGTGCGCGATAAAGTCATTTGGGATTTAATTGGTACAAAAGAATTTCAACGGTTGCGCCGCATTAAACAGCTCGGTACGACGTACTTGACGTTTCATGGCGCGGAGCATAGTCGCTTTAATCATTCGCTTGGCGTATATGAAATCGTTCGTCGCATCGTCGATGATGTGTTCGCCGGTCGACCGGATTGGGATGAAAACGAGCGCTTGCTTTGTTTATGCGCTGCGCTTTTGCACGATTTAGGACATGGACCGTTTTCACATTCGTTTGAAAAAGTGTTTCATCTTGATCATGAACAATTTACGCGCGCGATTATTTTAGGCGATACGGAAGTAAACGCGGTGCTTCGTCGTGTATCGTTTGATTTTCCGAAAAAAGTGGCGGAAGTCATTGCGAAGACGTACGAAAATAAGCTTGTCGTTAGTCTCATTTCAAGCCAAATTGACGCCGATCGTATGGACTATTTATTGCGCGATGCATACTATACAGGCGTCAGCTACGGGCATTTTGATATGGAACGTATTTTGCGTGTCATGCGCCCACGTGAAGAACAAGTCGTCATTAAACGAAGCGGCATGCATGCGGTAGAAGATTATATTATGAGCCGATATCAAATGTATTGGCAAGTATATTTCCATCCCGTCACGCGTAGCGCCGAAGTCATTTTAACGAAAATTTTGCACCGTGCGAAACATTTATATTTAGCTGGTTATACATTTCAAACACCTCCTGTTCATTTCCAATCTCTTTTTCATGGAAATATGCAACTAGAAGACTACTTGAAACTAGATGAAGCGGTAACATTATATTATTTTCAACAATGGCAAGATGAACGAGATGCGATTTTAAGCGATTTATGCTGTCGCTTTATGCATCGTAATTTATTTAAATACGTCGAATTTCAACCGACGAATGAGGAAATGAAAAAGCTAGTGGAATTGACGACGTTGTTTAAAAAAGCGGGCATTGACCCGGATTATTATTTAGTCGTTGATTCTTCATCTGATCTTCCTTACGATTTTTACCGACCGGGGGAAGAAGAGGAGAGGCTTCCGATTTATTTGTTAATGCCGAATGGGGAGTTGCGTGAATTATCGCGGGAATCGACGATTGTTGATGCGATTTCCGGGAAACGGCGCACCGATCATAAATTATACTTTCCACAAGATTTTCTCGATGATTTATCGACAAAACGAAACGTGAAGAAAAAAATTAAACAACTTTTATATGAATAGGAGATGAGGGCGTTGCTTTTCGAGCATGCGAAAATGTTGAAAGCGTTAGCAGCAGTAGGGGAAATTGTCGGTCGAAAAAAACTACAAAAAATGATTTACATTGCGAAAAAGATGAAGTTTCCTTTTTATGAAAAGTTCGATTTTCATTTTTACGGTCCGTATTCGGAAGAATTGACGTTGCGTATGGAAGAGTTATGTAACGTTGGATTTGTGCAAGAAATGAAAGAAAAAAAAGGCGGGTATTATCAATATCGTTACGTGTTGACGGAAGCGGGCGAGCAGTTTTTGACGCACTATCATTTGGACATGCCTGATTTAGACGTTTGTTTGCGCAGTTTAAATGAACAAAGTGCAAGATTTTTAGAGCTAGTTTCGACGATTTTATATTTTGAAGATTTAAGTAAAGATGAAGTGAAAGAAAAAGTATTTACATTAAAAAGCAAACAGCGATATACGGAAGAAGAAGTAGAAGAAGCGTATCATTACATCGAGCAGTTGCGCGAACAAGCGTACATAAAAAGCTGACCCCCATCGGTCAGCTTTCGTCGCTTAATCGCTTTCCGCCAATCGCATAATGATTTTTCGACATTTCTTCAATAAAGACGACAATTTTTTCTTTCGGTGCACCTGTTGTTTCTGCAACGGCTTCTGTTACTTTTTCAACGAGCGCTCGTTTTTGTTCTTCCGTGCGTCCTTCAAGCATTTTTACTGTTACATATGGCATCTCCACCGCCCCTTTCCTCTTCATTCGACAATCGTTATTATATCATGCATCGACCGTTCTCAGTAGTGCTTCCCCTTGTTTTTCGTGTATAATAATCAAAAAATAAAAACGTTTGAAAAGGAGAAGGAACGTGGACCAATTTTTAGCATATCCGCTTCGGGAAATACCATATGTTGTATTGGCGCTTGCGCTTGCGTTTTCTGTCCATGAGTTTGCGCACGCATACGTGGCGTATAAATTTGGCGATCCGACGGCAAAACAACAAGGGAGACTAACGTTGTCGCCGCTCGCTCATTTAGACATATTAGGGACGTTGCTTATTTTCATTGCCGGATTTGGTTGGGCGCGTCCGGTGCCGGTCAATCGTGGCTATTTCCGTCATCCACGTGTAGCGGGTATTCTCGTTTCTGTCGCTGGCCCGCTCAGCAATTTGTTGCTTGCGGCTATCGGTTTTGCTTTATGGTATGGAATGATTCGCATCGGCATATTTGACTTTATTCCAATATGGTTTCGAGACGGGTTGTATCAGTTTTTTGAAATTTATATCGGATTGAATATTTTACTGTTCGTTTTTAACTTATTGCCGTTTCCTCCGCTTGACGGGTATCGCATCATCGAAGATTTAGCGCCGATGCATATGCGTGCAAAAATGACACAATTTGAAAATTATGGAGCGCTAATTTTTTTAATTCTCATTTTCACGCCATTAGATCAATATACGATTCAACCAATTTTCCACGTAGCCATTCCAACGGTTGCTCAATGGCTACAAGACATATTTTCAACGCTCATTTTATGATGAAAGGATGAACGATCGTGGAAGAGAAAAAAAAGCCGATGTTTAACATTATTAAAAAAGAGCCGAAAGTGCACGGAACGTTTGGTACAGGGGTGCTTAGTTTGTCGAACGTTTCTCCTGTCATTATCGATGTTGAAGCAGGCGAGGCGTTTATTGATATGGGAGCGATGCATGCGCGCAGCGTCGTAGAAAAAGGCATTAAGTTCACACCAAATCGTGATGAAGTGCCAAACGGCAAACCTTATTGGCTCGTCTGGGTAACGATTGATCAGGCGGAAGAAGGGGCGTATTATGCCGGGGTGACGGCATGCGAAATGACGGTCGATCGCGAGGCGCGTCGCGGATATAAATCGCTTCCCGAACATGTGAACCGCATGGACAAATCGTTAAAGCGTCATATTATTGTCGATCATATGGATGCGCGGTCAAAAGAAGTGTTAGCTTCGTTTTTACAACAACATAACCGCGACATGTGGGAACGCTCAAGCGAGGAGTTAAAACGTCAGCTTCAAAATCATGGATAAAATGTGACGGTTTTGTGAACGAAAACCGATGTATACTTGTCGTTGAGTGGGAAAAGGAGTAAACTAAAAGTACAAATGTAACACATGATAAAACTAGGACGCGTAAACGCCCAAGCATACTCGCTTGGGCGTTTATGTTTAAAACCAATCAAACAACCGTTTTAACCACGAATCTTTTTCTTTTTTCTTTTTCTTCTTTTTCTTTTCCGCTGGATGGTCTTTGCAGTAGTCGGTCGGTTCTGTACCGACGACATAGTAGCTTAATCGTTTTGTCGGACAAGCGGTTGTCGCAAGTTTCCCGCTATGAGGATCGACATATACGCCAATGACGCCTTCTGGCGGTTCGAATGTCGCGACTTTTCTTCCGCGTAAACTATCTTCCATAAAATTGACCCAAATATGTTTGGCGTATTGTTTTTCGTCTGTGCGGTCAATCGTTTCATCTCGGTCATATCCCGTCCAAACAGCTGTGACAAGTTGTGGTGTGAAACCGATCATCCAACTATCTGTTTTCGTCGTCCCCGATTTTCCAGCATACGGTCGAGTCATGCGTGACATAATCGACTGTCCTGTCACCGAAGCGTAGTCATTTAACGATGGATCAAACATGCCCGTCATTAAATGTGTCGTCACAAAAGCGAGTGCAGGATCGAGTATTTGTTCATCGTTCGTTCGTTGTTCGTATAGCACCTTTCCTTCGTAATTTGTCACTTTTTTTATAAATACAGGTTCGACCTTTTTTCCTCCGTTGGCGATCATGCTGTAGGCCCGTGCCATATCTATCACTTTAACGGGCGACGTCCCGAGCGCAAGCGACGGCACTTGCTTCAATTTGCTTGTAATGCCGAGTTGTTTGGCGATGGCGACAAGCTTGTCTTGTCCGAGCAACAAATGCGTTTTTACGGCATAGACGTTGTCAGATAAGGCGATCGCTTGGGCGAGTGTAATTGTATCGTTCGCGTAATAGTTGTTAAAGTTGCGCGGTGTATATGTCGAACCGTCTTCAAGTGTAAACGTTGTTGGTTCGCTACGCAATTGCGTCGATGGAGTAAATCCATGTTGTAGCGCGACATAATATAAAAACGGCTTAAACGTGGAGCCAGGTTGACGTTCTGCTTGTGTCGCCCGATTAAATGGGCTTTTTTCATAGTCACGTCCTCCGACAAGCGCTTTTATTTCGCCTGTTTTCGGCTCCATTGCCACAAGCGCTACTTGAATGTTAGATTGCGAATGAATTGTTTCTTTTACTTTTGCTTCTGCGATCGCTTGCATGTCCACATCGAGTGTCGTATATACGCGCAATCCGCCCATTTCAATCGTTTCTTCATCGAATCCGAGCGTCGTTTTTAACATTTGTTTGACCGCATCTTGAAAATATGGGGCAATCGTTTTTGTTTTCATATGCTCGCCGTTTGACAAATGAAGTGGTTCATTTGCTGCCTTTTCGGCTTCTTTCTCGGATAAAAATTTTGCCTCAACCATCGAATGCAAGACGATGCGTTGTCGTTTTTTGGCGCGTTCCATATCGACAAGCGGCGAATAGTAGCTCGGGCCTTTCGGAATGCCTGCAAGCATCGCTGCTTCCGCTACGGTTAAATCACGAGCCGATTTTCCAAAATAAAAGTTGGCGGCTGCCTCAATGCCATATACGCCATGTCCGTAATAAATGGTGTTTAAATACCCTTCTAAAATGTCGTTTTTTTCATAGTTTGCTTCCAGTTGAATCGTATATAGCGCTTCTTGCATTTTTCGCCACCACGTTTTTTCGTAGCTTAAAAATAAGTTGCGGGCATATTGTTGGGTAATCGTGCTTGCTCCTTGCACTTTTTTCATCGCTTTAATATCTGCAACGATCGCCCCAGCGATGCGTTTCAAGTCGAAACCGTAGTGATCAAAAAACTTCCGATCTTCTATCGCGATCGTCGCTTCAATGGCGTGTTGAGACATATCGGATAGTTTGATCCAATACCTTTTTCCGCCGTAATGATTTTCACCAATTTTCGTTCCGTCTTCTGCATAAAAAATCGTGGATTGCGGAACGGCTAAAGGGGGAGGGCCTTTCCATTTCGCAAATATAATAAGTCCGGCGATCGTGAGCGTGCATAAAAGGCTAGCAACAAAAGCGAGCCAAAGAAAGAGCCGCATATATTTAAATGTTCGTTTCCATCGTTCGATGGCAATCGTCTCCATAGCCATCACCTCATTTTTTACGTTTACAATTTAGTATGAAAACATTTTTATTTTTTTAAACGTTTTCTAGCAATTTTTACTTGAAATTTTGCTAGATTGCTCTATACTTTTTCATGTTTAGCATTTTATTTTTTGGGCATGATAAGCGGTGCATTATTGACGAAAGGGTGTTCAATATGGAACTTTGGTTTACTGAAAAACAGACGGACAACTTTGGGATTACAGCACGAATTAAACGCACTTTACATACAGAGCAAACGGAATTCCAAAAGCTCGATATGGTCGAAACAGAAGAATTCGGGAACATGCTTATTTTAGACGGAATGGTGATGACGACGCAAAAAGATGAGTTCGTCTATCATGAAATGGTGGCGCACGTTCCGTTATTTACGCATCCGAATCCAGAAAACGTTCTTGTTGTTGGTGGCGGAGACGGCGGTGTCATTCGTGAAGTGTTAAAGCATCCGAGCGTGAAAAAAGCGACGCTTGTTGAAATTGACGGCAAAGTGATCGAGCATTCAAAAAAATATTTGCCAGAAATCGCCGGTCAATTGGACGACCCACGCGTTGAAGTGAAAGTAGATGACGGCTTTATGCATATTGCGCAAAGTGAAAATGAATATGACGTCATTATGGTTGACTCGACAGAACCTGTTGGCCCAGCGGTGAATTTATTTACAAAAGGGTTTTATGCAGGCATTGCG
It encodes:
- a CDS encoding 4-oxalocrotonate tautomerase (4-OT; member of subfamily 5; forms a dimer; the function in the Escherichia coli cell is unknown), which produces MPYVTVKMLEGRTEEQKRALVEKVTEAVAETTGAPKEKIVVFIEEMSKNHYAIGGKRLSDES
- a CDS encoding site-2 protease family protein, whose protein sequence is MDQFLAYPLREIPYVVLALALAFSVHEFAHAYVAYKFGDPTAKQQGRLTLSPLAHLDILGTLLIFIAGFGWARPVPVNRGYFRHPRVAGILVSVAGPLSNLLLAAIGFALWYGMIRIGIFDFIPIWFRDGLYQFFEIYIGLNILLFVFNLLPFPPLDGYRIIEDLAPMHMRAKMTQFENYGALIFLILIFTPLDQYTIQPIFHVAIPTVAQWLQDIFSTLIL
- a CDS encoding monofunctional biosynthetic peptidoglycan transglycosylase — protein: METIAIERWKRTFKYMRLFLWLAFVASLLCTLTIAGLIIFAKWKGPPPLAVPQSTIFYAEDGTKIGENHYGGKRYWIKLSDMSQHAIEATIAIEDRKFFDHYGFDLKRIAGAIVADIKAMKKVQGASTITQQYARNLFLSYEKTWWRKMQEALYTIQLEANYEKNDILEGYLNTIYYGHGVYGIEAAANFYFGKSARDLTVAEAAMLAGIPKGPSYYSPLVDMERAKKRQRIVLHSMVEAKFLSEKEAEKAANEPLHLSNGEHMKTKTIAPYFQDAVKQMLKTTLGFDEETIEMGGLRVYTTLDVDMQAIAEAKVKETIHSQSNIQVALVAMEPKTGEIKALVGGRDYEKSPFNRATQAERQPGSTFKPFLYYVALQHGFTPSTQLRSEPTTFTLEDGSTYTPRNFNNYYANDTITLAQAIALSDNVYAVKTHLLLGQDKLVAIAKQLGITSKLKQVPSLALGTSPVKVIDMARAYSMIANGGKKVEPVFIKKVTNYEGKVLYEQRTNDEQILDPALAFVTTHLMTGMFDPSLNDYASVTGQSIMSRMTRPYAGKSGTTKTDSWMIGFTPQLVTAVWTGYDRDETIDRTDEKQYAKHIWVNFMEDSLRGRKVATFEPPEGVIGVYVDPHSGKLATTACPTKRLSYYVVGTEPTDYCKDHPAEKKKKKKKKEKDSWLKRLFDWF
- a CDS encoding spermidine synthase — protein: MELWFTEKQTDNFGITARIKRTLHTEQTEFQKLDMVETEEFGNMLILDGMVMTTQKDEFVYHEMVAHVPLFTHPNPENVLVVGGGDGGVIREVLKHPSVKKATLVEIDGKVIEHSKKYLPEIAGQLDDPRVEVKVDDGFMHIAQSENEYDVIMVDSTEPVGPAVNLFTKGFYAGIAKALKEDGIFVAQTDNPWFKADLIRTVQRDVREIFPITRLYIANIPTYPSGMWTFTLGSKKYDPLEVSDDRFHDIETKYYTKQLHKACFVLPKFVEDLVK